In Patescibacteria group bacterium, the following are encoded in one genomic region:
- a CDS encoding dolichyl-phosphate beta-glucosyltransferase yields the protein MNASIFLSVVVPAYNEEKRVSETLTGLRKFLEQQAYIYEVLVVNDGSTDNTNKTVSDIARDWPELKLLSNSTNQGKGAVVRQGILSARGQYVLFSDADNSTPITQIEKLLPHIGRYEVVFGSRYCPGAKILMPQAWYRVWLSRLSNRLIRVVLLPGIYDTQCGFKLFQNQPAKEIFSRVTIDRFGFDFEALAIARYLKYSFKEVGIDWSNDSASKVRAGRDAWRTLGDLFKVKSNLEKGIYVKKTPGA from the coding sequence ATGAATGCATCAATTTTTTTATCAGTAGTGGTTCCGGCTTACAATGAGGAAAAGCGGGTCAGTGAAACTCTCACTGGGCTGCGGAAATTTTTGGAACAGCAGGCATATATTTACGAAGTGTTAGTGGTAAATGATGGCAGTACTGATAATACCAACAAGACAGTGAGTGATATTGCCAGAGATTGGCCAGAGTTAAAATTGCTTTCTAATTCAACGAATCAGGGCAAGGGGGCAGTGGTCCGGCAAGGGATATTGTCTGCTCGGGGACAGTATGTTCTGTTTTCCGATGCGGATAATTCTACTCCCATTACCCAAATTGAGAAACTATTACCCCACATTGGTCGATACGAGGTGGTGTTTGGTTCTCGTTATTGCCCGGGGGCCAAAATTCTAATGCCGCAAGCGTGGTATCGAGTTTGGTTAAGCCGCCTGAGTAATCGTTTAATTCGGGTGGTCTTGTTGCCAGGTATATATGACACCCAGTGCGGGTTCAAGTTATTCCAAAACCAACCCGCTAAAGAGATTTTTAGCCGAGTGACGATTGATAGGTTTGGGTTTGATTTCGAAGCCTTAGCCATTGCCCGGTATCTTAAATATTCATTTAAAGAAGTGGGAATAGATTGGTCTAACGATAGCGCCAGTAAAGTGCGTGCTGGCCGAGATGCTTGGCGGACTTTGGGCGATCTTTTTAAAGTCAAATCTAACTTAGAGAAGGGGATTTATGTAAAAAAAACCCCTGGGGCCTAA